The Myxococcales bacterium genome contains the following window.
CCGGGCTTCCAAGTCACGCCCGAAACAGGGTATTGTCACCTTCGAACATCGCGCGTTCAATCAACGCGACGAACTCGTTTGTAAAGCGGTGCGGGACGCGTTGATGCACCGGCGTCCCGAGGAAACCGACTGAACCCATGTCCGATTCTCCCTTTCTGTCGAGAGAACTCGATGAAGAAGGCGTTCTGCTCGCGACGCTGAATCGTCCGGAACGCAAAAACGCATTTCACGAAGAGCAGTGGGACGCACTGGCCGACTGCTTGAGGGAAGCCGGCGAGGATACCGCCGTGGCCGTCATGGTGTTGCAGGGCGCCGGGGGCAACTTTTCTTCGGGGATGGACCTGAACTCATTCGCTGGAGACCCGCCCCCACCGCGCACGGACGGCAAAGCGAGTGCGTACTTCGCATGCGTCGACGAGCTATTCAATTTTGACAAACCCCTGCTCGCCTCGGTCGAGGGGGTGGCAATCGGCGGCGGCTGCACCCTCGCCATCGCCTGCGACATTGTCTACGTCGGCGAGAGCGCTCGCATGCGCCTTCCCTTCGCGAATCTAGGGCTCGCTCCCGAGATCGCCAGCAGCTACACGCTGCAATCTGCAATTGGTCGCCAGCGGGCGAACGAGCTGATGTTCACGGCCGAGTGGATCGACTCCGCACGCGCGGTAGAGATGGGCATGGCCGCACGCAGTTTCCCCGACGATCAAGTTCTCGACCAAACCCTGGCAAAGGCTCGCGAGATCGCGCAGTGGCCGATATCCGCACTCGTCGGCATCAAAAGAACTTTAAAGGCCGCGCACCGCGCTGGCGTGGAAGCGGCTCTGAAAATTGAGGACGAGTCGATGCGGCAACTCGCGGGTTCCCCGGAAAACATCGAAGCCGTCACGGCCTTCATGCAAAAGCGAAAGCCGGACTTCAAACAGTTTCGCAAGTAGCAATGTTCCAGTTCGGGCGTTGAACGCGCCTCTTCGAGACGACCCAGACGTGGCGGTCTCAGACCAGGCTCGACAATTTTCCGAACTTTTCCTGAGCATTCGAGACAATCGAGAGCCCAGCGACTTCCGTCAGGCCAAAGTCTTCGAGGGCTTGAGAGATCGGAGGGTCGAGCACGATGACCCCCGGAGCCCAACCCTCGGCGATGCGCTGGGCGACGGCGTCCGAGAGCTGGCACGCCTGAATCAACACGGCTCGCCTGTCGCTCTTCTCGTCTACCTCGGCATCGTGATGGTGGCGAATGGTGTGGATGAAATTGTCGTCGAAGTTCCAGGACTGAAGGATCAACGCCCCGAGCATGGGGTGAAGGCTATCGGCGGCGGCCTTCACGCCCTGAGCCGGGAATTGCTTGCCTGCTCGGTTGCGATGCGCCAGCTGCGCCCCAAAGGTGAGCACGACGATGCGTCCGACGTCGAGCACGAGCCCCATCAGGAAGGCCATGTCGTGAAACGGCGGCCGATCCTCGAGGAACGCCTCGTTGAGACGAGCCACGAGTAGCGAATGGTGCCAGATAGAGCGCGCGTCGTTCTCGAATCCGGGAACTTTGAACAGGCTCGAGCGCATCGCCAGGGCGATCGCGATGTTGGTGGCCTCGCGGGTTCCGAGTCGCATGATTGCATCGGAGACGGAGCGGATGGAATCGGTTCCGCAGAAATAGGCGCTGTTCGCTACGCCGACAACTTTGGTCGCGAGTGCGGGATCGAGTGAGACGGCAGCAGTCAGTTCTTCGATACTGACCTCGGGGTCACGCATCATCTGCTGGGCCCGCATCGCGGTCTCGGGCACGACGGGAAAGCGCAGCTCTCCGTGTTGCACCGCCGGGATCATCGCCTCCAGAATCGGCGCGTCAGCCTTTCCTTCGCTCAGCCGCTGCTTCATGCTGTGTACGACGCCATCCAGAGTCGAGATGCTCAGCTCACCGAGCTCGATGCGACCCTTGGATTCGCGCGATACGTCCATCTTTTGCTGTCCACACTCACTTTGCTGAGTCTTGCCAATGCGAGACTCCTCCTATCTCTTGCGGAGACTCGTCCGGTACGCTTGATGGGGTGAAGTCCCGAGTTTGGTCGTTATCAGCCCGGCCATGGCTACGAACTAGGGTGCGAACTAGAGGGTACAGGGTCCGAGTCAAAGGGTGTCGAGCCTGGCGCTGTGGCCGCAGCCAACTTCAACTAACTTTCTACGGCACCACACCACACCACACCACACCCGCGGCGAGTCCGTGAGGAGTACGTGAGGAATTCA
Protein-coding sequences here:
- a CDS encoding enoyl-CoA hydratase/isomerase family protein; the protein is MSDSPFLSRELDEEGVLLATLNRPERKNAFHEEQWDALADCLREAGEDTAVAVMVLQGAGGNFSSGMDLNSFAGDPPPPRTDGKASAYFACVDELFNFDKPLLASVEGVAIGGGCTLAIACDIVYVGESARMRLPFANLGLAPEIASSYTLQSAIGRQRANELMFTAEWIDSARAVEMGMAARSFPDDQVLDQTLAKAREIAQWPISALVGIKRTLKAAHRAGVEAALKIEDESMRQLAGSPENIEAVTAFMQKRKPDFKQFRK
- a CDS encoding HDOD domain-containing protein — encoded protein: MDVSRESKGRIELGELSISTLDGVVHSMKQRLSEGKADAPILEAMIPAVQHGELRFPVVPETAMRAQQMMRDPEVSIEELTAAVSLDPALATKVVGVANSAYFCGTDSIRSVSDAIMRLGTREATNIAIALAMRSSLFKVPGFENDARSIWHHSLLVARLNEAFLEDRPPFHDMAFLMGLVLDVGRIVVLTFGAQLAHRNRAGKQFPAQGVKAAADSLHPMLGALILQSWNFDDNFIHTIRHHHDAEVDEKSDRRAVLIQACQLSDAVAQRIAEGWAPGVIVLDPPISQALEDFGLTEVAGLSIVSNAQEKFGKLSSLV